A genomic stretch from Solenopsis invicta isolate M01_SB chromosome 15, UNIL_Sinv_3.0, whole genome shotgun sequence includes:
- the LOC105193088 gene encoding interference hedgehog isoform X1, with amino-acid sequence MTSISSLCGIVIILLYSPIAYTCEENKIQDMNMSFTRHPQPFAAPLNDEVNFECILNIPADRFAWYHRPLGSSKWTPLPSPSNNDGKMSRHVVTFDNETKAGDYRCTAFFGISGIASDPARLTLATIQKFSDKSDVFIEVTEGNTVPITCPVPYSEPEGIVQFYKNDVLIEDADLVNGRTTMVISNVRLADSGSYHCSVTNYITTVTFTSNHKTILTVHANLTFQPPYLTKQPQTQYTVPRGKNVTLECFGAGYPVPRITWSRLGGSLPSKSVKSPNGLTLVHVQPSDRGEYDCVWGNEIRQIKSAIVLKVVEPPRVTRPPRACRFLEGGKVQLSCDVTGEPTPDVEWLINGEPLMSSKMVEMRDSTLLISEVEKRHAGIIQCVASNAYGSHSAYNILQVKPKEHVVGSKIESKPDYGTMSRHNKHTRGGGRRRNKEGKKKGGAAAVLVPPEQPNVTRLSDISVMVRWSVPENKGLTIQFFKVQYREITPKMNGKQTKWMTANSEIPSHVRSFEVTDLQPEHTYRFRIAAVYSNNDNKLSPNSARFHLNRDTGIESNKMPIPLLTNTEALGPYQVLLIWQNPDKLAEIDGFYIYHRASTSAGDYLKTTVEGKNACNMTISHLLPDTTYEFKIQSFSVDAASEFSQILRQKTKKLIVEHPVTQVVAENKLRPNENNKDVSIHVIIGGVFGASFILIALAFAARFLYKRVKYKQSQESQSEGKPITNGRIMNGGVTDSKINITSNPLAGLDTSEDIMQPKSGQQSSMEMTSFLNGQNNNGSNNGHNNGDAAGSDVNVTSHSEPSSLRQVPLPIEQRL; translated from the exons ATGACATCTATCTCCTCTTTATGTGGCATCGTCATCATCCTGCTCTACAGTCCGATCGCGTATACATGCG AGGAGAATAAAATACAGGATATGAATATGTCCTTCACCCGACACCCGCAGCCTTTCGCCGCTCCTTTAAATGACGAAGTGAACTTTGAGTGCATACTCAACATCCCCGCGGACCGTTTCGCTTGGTATCATAGACCGCTGGGTTCATCTAAATGGACACCGCTACCCAGTCCTTCCAACAACGACGGCAAAATGTCGCGGCACGTTGTCACTTTCGACAACGAGACAAAAGCCGGAGATTACCGTTGCACTGCGTTCTTCG GTATCAGCGGTATAGCGTCGGATCCAGCGAGATTGACGCTCGCGACGATACAGAAGTTCTCCGATAAGAGCGATGTCTTCATTGAGGTGACGGAGGGTAACACCGTACCTATCACATGCCCTGTACCATATTCTGAACCGGAGGGTATAGTACAGTTTTACAAGAATGACGTGCTCATCGAGGACGCCGATCTGGTGAACGGCCGAACCACCATGGTCATCAGTAATGTCAGATTGGCGGACAGTGGATCGTATCATTGTAGCGTTACAAATTACATAACGACGGTGACATTCACGAGCAATCATAAAACCATTCTGACGGTACACGCGAACTTGACTTTTCAACCGCCGTATCTCACCAAGCAACCGCAAACGCAATACACGGTTCCGCGCGGCAAGAACGTCACGTTGGAATGTTTCGGCGCTGGTTATCCTGTGCCGCGTATCACTTGGAGTCGCCTAGGCGGCTCTCTACCGTCAAAATCGGTGAAATCGCCCAACGGTTTGACATTGGTTCACGTGCAGCCGTCCGATCGTGGGGAGTACGATTGTGTATGGGGCAACGAGATCCGACAGATTAAATCGGCAATCGTCTTAAAAGTGGTGGAACCACCAAGAGTCACAAGACCGCCGAGAGCGTGTAGGTTTCTTGAGGGTGGAAAAGTGCAGCTCTCGTGTGACGTAACAGGCGAGCCGACACCAGACGTCGAATGGCTTATCAACGGAGAGCCTTTGATGTCTAGCAAGATGGTGGAGATGAGAGACTCCACTCTCCTTATATCTGAGGTCGAAAAAAGGCATGCCGGGATTATTCAATGCGTCGCTAGCAACGCATACGGATCGCATTCGGCATACAACATATTGCAGGTTAAACCTAAGGAACACGTTGTCGGTAGCAAGATTGAATCGAAGCCGGACTACGGAACTATGTCGAGACACAACAAGCATACCAGAGGCGGCGGTAGACGCAGAAATaaagaaggaaagaagaagGGTGGCGCAG CAGCGGTTTTGGTACCTCCGGAGCAGCCCAACGTTACGCGATTGTCCGATATCTCCGTCATGGTGCGGTGGTCAGTGCCAGAGAACAAAGGTCTGAcgatacaatttttcaaagttcAATATCGAGAGATCACTCCGAAGATGAACGGTAAACAGACAAAGTGGATGACGGCCAACTCCGAAATACCGAGTCACGTGCGATCATTTGAAGTGACCGACTTGCAACCCGAACATACTTATCGATTCAGGATCGCCGCAGTGTACTCGAATAACGATAACAAACTGAGTCCGAATTCTGCACGTTTTCATCTGAATAGAGATACCGGTATCGAGAGCAATAAAATGCCGATACCGTTATTGACTAATACCGAGGCGTTGGGACCGTATCAGGTGTTATTGATCTGGCAGAATCCTGACAAGTTGGCAGAAATCGACGGGTTTTACATATATCATCGAGCCTCCACCTCAGCCGGTGATTATCTGAAAACTACCGTCGAGGGAAAGAATGCCTGCAATATGACCATTTCTCACTTATTACCCGACACTACGTACGAATTCAAAATCCAGAGTTTCTCCGTAGATGCGGCGTCggaattttctcaaatattacgACAGAAAACTAAAAAACTTATCGTCGAGCATCCGGTTACGCAAGTAGTGGCGGAAAATAAATTAAGACCTAACGAAAATAACAAGGATGTCAGTATACACGTCATAATTGGTGGAGTATTTGGAGCTTCGTTCATTCTGATTGCTCTCGCTTTTGCAGCGAGATTCCTGTACAAAAGAGTGAAATATAAGCAAAGTCAGGAATCGCAAAGTGAAG GTAAACCGATAACAAACGGACGAATAATGAACGGTGGAGTCACAGACTCCAAGATTAACATTACGTCCAATCCACTTGCCGGCCTCGACACGTCCGAAGATATAATGCAGCCTAAG AGCGGACAACAGTCGTCGATGGAAATGACGTCGTTTCTAAACGGCCAAAACAACAATGGCAGCAACAACGGCCATAACAACGGCGACGCAGCCGGATCTGACGTAAACGTCACGTCACATAGCGAGCCGTCGTCTCTGCGCCAAGTGCCACTGCCTATCGAACAACGTTTGTGA
- the LOC105193088 gene encoding interference hedgehog isoform X2: protein MTSISSLCGIVIILLYSPIAYTCEENKIQDMNMSFTRHPQPFAAPLNDEVNFECILNIPADRFAWYHRPLGSSKWTPLPSPSNNDGKMSRHVVTFDNETKAGDYRCTAFFGISGIASDPARLTLATIQKFSDKSDVFIEVTEGNTVPITCPVPYSEPEGIVQFYKNDVLIEDADLVNGRTTMVISNVRLADSGSYHCSVTNYITTVTFTSNHKTILTVHANLTFQPPYLTKQPQTQYTVPRGKNVTLECFGAGYPVPRITWSRLGGSLPSKSVKSPNGLTLVHVQPSDRGEYDCVWGNEIRQIKSAIVLKVVEPPRVTRPPRACRFLEGGKVQLSCDVTGEPTPDVEWLINGEPLMSSKMVEMRDSTLLISEVEKRHAGIIQCVASNAYGSHSAYNILQVKPKEHVVGSKIESKPDYGTMSRHNKHTRGGGRRRNKEGKKKGGAAVLVPPEQPNVTRLSDISVMVRWSVPENKGLTIQFFKVQYREITPKMNGKQTKWMTANSEIPSHVRSFEVTDLQPEHTYRFRIAAVYSNNDNKLSPNSARFHLNRDTGIESNKMPIPLLTNTEALGPYQVLLIWQNPDKLAEIDGFYIYHRASTSAGDYLKTTVEGKNACNMTISHLLPDTTYEFKIQSFSVDAASEFSQILRQKTKKLIVEHPVTQVVAENKLRPNENNKDVSIHVIIGGVFGASFILIALAFAARFLYKRVKYKQSQESQSEGKPITNGRIMNGGVTDSKINITSNPLAGLDTSEDIMQPKSGQQSSMEMTSFLNGQNNNGSNNGHNNGDAAGSDVNVTSHSEPSSLRQVPLPIEQRL, encoded by the exons ATGACATCTATCTCCTCTTTATGTGGCATCGTCATCATCCTGCTCTACAGTCCGATCGCGTATACATGCG AGGAGAATAAAATACAGGATATGAATATGTCCTTCACCCGACACCCGCAGCCTTTCGCCGCTCCTTTAAATGACGAAGTGAACTTTGAGTGCATACTCAACATCCCCGCGGACCGTTTCGCTTGGTATCATAGACCGCTGGGTTCATCTAAATGGACACCGCTACCCAGTCCTTCCAACAACGACGGCAAAATGTCGCGGCACGTTGTCACTTTCGACAACGAGACAAAAGCCGGAGATTACCGTTGCACTGCGTTCTTCG GTATCAGCGGTATAGCGTCGGATCCAGCGAGATTGACGCTCGCGACGATACAGAAGTTCTCCGATAAGAGCGATGTCTTCATTGAGGTGACGGAGGGTAACACCGTACCTATCACATGCCCTGTACCATATTCTGAACCGGAGGGTATAGTACAGTTTTACAAGAATGACGTGCTCATCGAGGACGCCGATCTGGTGAACGGCCGAACCACCATGGTCATCAGTAATGTCAGATTGGCGGACAGTGGATCGTATCATTGTAGCGTTACAAATTACATAACGACGGTGACATTCACGAGCAATCATAAAACCATTCTGACGGTACACGCGAACTTGACTTTTCAACCGCCGTATCTCACCAAGCAACCGCAAACGCAATACACGGTTCCGCGCGGCAAGAACGTCACGTTGGAATGTTTCGGCGCTGGTTATCCTGTGCCGCGTATCACTTGGAGTCGCCTAGGCGGCTCTCTACCGTCAAAATCGGTGAAATCGCCCAACGGTTTGACATTGGTTCACGTGCAGCCGTCCGATCGTGGGGAGTACGATTGTGTATGGGGCAACGAGATCCGACAGATTAAATCGGCAATCGTCTTAAAAGTGGTGGAACCACCAAGAGTCACAAGACCGCCGAGAGCGTGTAGGTTTCTTGAGGGTGGAAAAGTGCAGCTCTCGTGTGACGTAACAGGCGAGCCGACACCAGACGTCGAATGGCTTATCAACGGAGAGCCTTTGATGTCTAGCAAGATGGTGGAGATGAGAGACTCCACTCTCCTTATATCTGAGGTCGAAAAAAGGCATGCCGGGATTATTCAATGCGTCGCTAGCAACGCATACGGATCGCATTCGGCATACAACATATTGCAGGTTAAACCTAAGGAACACGTTGTCGGTAGCAAGATTGAATCGAAGCCGGACTACGGAACTATGTCGAGACACAACAAGCATACCAGAGGCGGCGGTAGACGCAGAAATaaagaaggaaagaagaagGGTGGCGCAG CGGTTTTGGTACCTCCGGAGCAGCCCAACGTTACGCGATTGTCCGATATCTCCGTCATGGTGCGGTGGTCAGTGCCAGAGAACAAAGGTCTGAcgatacaatttttcaaagttcAATATCGAGAGATCACTCCGAAGATGAACGGTAAACAGACAAAGTGGATGACGGCCAACTCCGAAATACCGAGTCACGTGCGATCATTTGAAGTGACCGACTTGCAACCCGAACATACTTATCGATTCAGGATCGCCGCAGTGTACTCGAATAACGATAACAAACTGAGTCCGAATTCTGCACGTTTTCATCTGAATAGAGATACCGGTATCGAGAGCAATAAAATGCCGATACCGTTATTGACTAATACCGAGGCGTTGGGACCGTATCAGGTGTTATTGATCTGGCAGAATCCTGACAAGTTGGCAGAAATCGACGGGTTTTACATATATCATCGAGCCTCCACCTCAGCCGGTGATTATCTGAAAACTACCGTCGAGGGAAAGAATGCCTGCAATATGACCATTTCTCACTTATTACCCGACACTACGTACGAATTCAAAATCCAGAGTTTCTCCGTAGATGCGGCGTCggaattttctcaaatattacgACAGAAAACTAAAAAACTTATCGTCGAGCATCCGGTTACGCAAGTAGTGGCGGAAAATAAATTAAGACCTAACGAAAATAACAAGGATGTCAGTATACACGTCATAATTGGTGGAGTATTTGGAGCTTCGTTCATTCTGATTGCTCTCGCTTTTGCAGCGAGATTCCTGTACAAAAGAGTGAAATATAAGCAAAGTCAGGAATCGCAAAGTGAAG GTAAACCGATAACAAACGGACGAATAATGAACGGTGGAGTCACAGACTCCAAGATTAACATTACGTCCAATCCACTTGCCGGCCTCGACACGTCCGAAGATATAATGCAGCCTAAG AGCGGACAACAGTCGTCGATGGAAATGACGTCGTTTCTAAACGGCCAAAACAACAATGGCAGCAACAACGGCCATAACAACGGCGACGCAGCCGGATCTGACGTAAACGTCACGTCACATAGCGAGCCGTCGTCTCTGCGCCAAGTGCCACTGCCTATCGAACAACGTTTGTGA
- the LOC105193088 gene encoding interference hedgehog isoform X3 — MTSISSLCGIVIILLYSPIAYTCEENKIQDMNMSFTRHPQPFAAPLNDEVNFECILNIPADRFAWYHRPLGSSKWTPLPSPSNNDGKMSRHVVTFDNETKAGDYRCTAFFGISGIASDPARLTLATIQKFSDKSDVFIEVTEGNTVPITCPVPYSEPEGIVQFYKNDVLIEDADLVNGRTTMVISNVRLADSGSYHCSVTNYITTVTFTSNHKTILTVHANLTFQPPYLTKQPQTQYTVPRGKNVTLECFGAGYPVPRITWSRLGGSLPSKSVKSPNGLTLVHVQPSDRGEYDCVWGNEIRQIKSAIVLKVVEPPRVTRPPRACRFLEGGKVQLSCDVTGEPTPDVEWLINGEPLMSSKMVEMRDSTLLISEVEKRHAGIIQCVASNAYGSHSAYNILQVKPKEHVVGSKIESKPDYGTMSRHNKHTRGGGRRRNKEGKKKGGAAAVLVPPEQPNVTRLSDISVMVRWSVPENKGLTIQFFKVQYREITPKMNGKQTKWMTANSEIPSHVRSFEVTDLQPEHTYRFRIAAVYSNNDNKLSPNSARFHLNRDTGIESNKMPIPLLTNTEALGPYQVLLIWQNPDKLAEIDGFYIYHRASTSAGDYLKTTVEGKNACNMTISHLLPDTTYEFKIQSFSVDAASEFSQILRQKTKKLIVEHPVTQVVAENKLRPNENNKDVSIHVIIGGVFGASFILIALAFAARFLYKRVKYKQSQESQSEGKPITNGRIMNGGVTDSKINITSNPLAGLDTSEDIMQPKVSIYLKKEANERTRMFLNPERTTVVDGNDVVSKRPKQQWQQQRP; from the exons ATGACATCTATCTCCTCTTTATGTGGCATCGTCATCATCCTGCTCTACAGTCCGATCGCGTATACATGCG AGGAGAATAAAATACAGGATATGAATATGTCCTTCACCCGACACCCGCAGCCTTTCGCCGCTCCTTTAAATGACGAAGTGAACTTTGAGTGCATACTCAACATCCCCGCGGACCGTTTCGCTTGGTATCATAGACCGCTGGGTTCATCTAAATGGACACCGCTACCCAGTCCTTCCAACAACGACGGCAAAATGTCGCGGCACGTTGTCACTTTCGACAACGAGACAAAAGCCGGAGATTACCGTTGCACTGCGTTCTTCG GTATCAGCGGTATAGCGTCGGATCCAGCGAGATTGACGCTCGCGACGATACAGAAGTTCTCCGATAAGAGCGATGTCTTCATTGAGGTGACGGAGGGTAACACCGTACCTATCACATGCCCTGTACCATATTCTGAACCGGAGGGTATAGTACAGTTTTACAAGAATGACGTGCTCATCGAGGACGCCGATCTGGTGAACGGCCGAACCACCATGGTCATCAGTAATGTCAGATTGGCGGACAGTGGATCGTATCATTGTAGCGTTACAAATTACATAACGACGGTGACATTCACGAGCAATCATAAAACCATTCTGACGGTACACGCGAACTTGACTTTTCAACCGCCGTATCTCACCAAGCAACCGCAAACGCAATACACGGTTCCGCGCGGCAAGAACGTCACGTTGGAATGTTTCGGCGCTGGTTATCCTGTGCCGCGTATCACTTGGAGTCGCCTAGGCGGCTCTCTACCGTCAAAATCGGTGAAATCGCCCAACGGTTTGACATTGGTTCACGTGCAGCCGTCCGATCGTGGGGAGTACGATTGTGTATGGGGCAACGAGATCCGACAGATTAAATCGGCAATCGTCTTAAAAGTGGTGGAACCACCAAGAGTCACAAGACCGCCGAGAGCGTGTAGGTTTCTTGAGGGTGGAAAAGTGCAGCTCTCGTGTGACGTAACAGGCGAGCCGACACCAGACGTCGAATGGCTTATCAACGGAGAGCCTTTGATGTCTAGCAAGATGGTGGAGATGAGAGACTCCACTCTCCTTATATCTGAGGTCGAAAAAAGGCATGCCGGGATTATTCAATGCGTCGCTAGCAACGCATACGGATCGCATTCGGCATACAACATATTGCAGGTTAAACCTAAGGAACACGTTGTCGGTAGCAAGATTGAATCGAAGCCGGACTACGGAACTATGTCGAGACACAACAAGCATACCAGAGGCGGCGGTAGACGCAGAAATaaagaaggaaagaagaagGGTGGCGCAG CAGCGGTTTTGGTACCTCCGGAGCAGCCCAACGTTACGCGATTGTCCGATATCTCCGTCATGGTGCGGTGGTCAGTGCCAGAGAACAAAGGTCTGAcgatacaatttttcaaagttcAATATCGAGAGATCACTCCGAAGATGAACGGTAAACAGACAAAGTGGATGACGGCCAACTCCGAAATACCGAGTCACGTGCGATCATTTGAAGTGACCGACTTGCAACCCGAACATACTTATCGATTCAGGATCGCCGCAGTGTACTCGAATAACGATAACAAACTGAGTCCGAATTCTGCACGTTTTCATCTGAATAGAGATACCGGTATCGAGAGCAATAAAATGCCGATACCGTTATTGACTAATACCGAGGCGTTGGGACCGTATCAGGTGTTATTGATCTGGCAGAATCCTGACAAGTTGGCAGAAATCGACGGGTTTTACATATATCATCGAGCCTCCACCTCAGCCGGTGATTATCTGAAAACTACCGTCGAGGGAAAGAATGCCTGCAATATGACCATTTCTCACTTATTACCCGACACTACGTACGAATTCAAAATCCAGAGTTTCTCCGTAGATGCGGCGTCggaattttctcaaatattacgACAGAAAACTAAAAAACTTATCGTCGAGCATCCGGTTACGCAAGTAGTGGCGGAAAATAAATTAAGACCTAACGAAAATAACAAGGATGTCAGTATACACGTCATAATTGGTGGAGTATTTGGAGCTTCGTTCATTCTGATTGCTCTCGCTTTTGCAGCGAGATTCCTGTACAAAAGAGTGAAATATAAGCAAAGTCAGGAATCGCAAAGTGAAG GTAAACCGATAACAAACGGACGAATAATGAACGGTGGAGTCACAGACTCCAAGATTAACATTACGTCCAATCCACTTGCCGGCCTCGACACGTCCGAAGATATAATGCAGCCTAAGGTCAGTATTT ATCTGAAAAAAGAAGCGAACGAACGAACACGCATGTTTCTAAATCCAGAGCGGACAACAGTCGTCGATGGAAATGACGTCGTTTCTAAACGGCCAAAACAACAATGGCAGCAACAACGGCCATAA
- the LOC105193088 gene encoding interference hedgehog isoform X5: MTSISSLCGIVIILLYSPIAYTCEENKIQDMNMSFTRHPQPFAAPLNDEVNFECILNIPADRFAWYHRPLGSSKWTPLPSPSNNDGKMSRHVVTFDNETKAGDYRCTAFFGISGIASDPARLTLATIQKFSDKSDVFIEVTEGNTVPITCPVPYSEPEGIVQFYKNDVLIEDADLVNGRTTMVISNVRLADSGSYHCSVTNYITTVTFTSNHKTILTVHANLTFQPPYLTKQPQTQYTVPRGKNVTLECFGAGYPVPRITWSRLGGSLPSKSVKSPNGLTLVHVQPSDRGEYDCVWGNEIRQIKSAIVLKVVEPPRVTRPPRACRFLEGGKVQLSCDVTGEPTPDVEWLINGEPLMSSKMVEMRDSTLLISEVEKRHAGIIQCVASNAYGSHSAYNILQVKPKEHVVGSKIESKPDYGTMSRHNKHTRGGGRRRNKEGKKKGGAAAVLVPPEQPNVTRLSDISVMVRWSVPENKGLTIQFFKVQYREITPKMNGKQTKWMTANSEIPSHVRSFEVTDLQPEHTYRFRIAAVYSNNDNKLSPNSARFHLNRDTGIESNKMPIPLLTNTEALGPYQVLLIWQNPDKLAEIDGFYIYHRASTSAGDYLKTTVEGKNACNMTISHLLPDTTYEFKIQSFSVDAASEFSQILRQKTKKLIVEHPVTQVVAENKLRPNENNKDVSIHVIIGGVFGASFILIALAFAARFLYKRVKYKQSQESQSEGKPITNGRIMNGGVTDSKINITSNPLAGLDTSEDIMQPKVSI, from the exons ATGACATCTATCTCCTCTTTATGTGGCATCGTCATCATCCTGCTCTACAGTCCGATCGCGTATACATGCG AGGAGAATAAAATACAGGATATGAATATGTCCTTCACCCGACACCCGCAGCCTTTCGCCGCTCCTTTAAATGACGAAGTGAACTTTGAGTGCATACTCAACATCCCCGCGGACCGTTTCGCTTGGTATCATAGACCGCTGGGTTCATCTAAATGGACACCGCTACCCAGTCCTTCCAACAACGACGGCAAAATGTCGCGGCACGTTGTCACTTTCGACAACGAGACAAAAGCCGGAGATTACCGTTGCACTGCGTTCTTCG GTATCAGCGGTATAGCGTCGGATCCAGCGAGATTGACGCTCGCGACGATACAGAAGTTCTCCGATAAGAGCGATGTCTTCATTGAGGTGACGGAGGGTAACACCGTACCTATCACATGCCCTGTACCATATTCTGAACCGGAGGGTATAGTACAGTTTTACAAGAATGACGTGCTCATCGAGGACGCCGATCTGGTGAACGGCCGAACCACCATGGTCATCAGTAATGTCAGATTGGCGGACAGTGGATCGTATCATTGTAGCGTTACAAATTACATAACGACGGTGACATTCACGAGCAATCATAAAACCATTCTGACGGTACACGCGAACTTGACTTTTCAACCGCCGTATCTCACCAAGCAACCGCAAACGCAATACACGGTTCCGCGCGGCAAGAACGTCACGTTGGAATGTTTCGGCGCTGGTTATCCTGTGCCGCGTATCACTTGGAGTCGCCTAGGCGGCTCTCTACCGTCAAAATCGGTGAAATCGCCCAACGGTTTGACATTGGTTCACGTGCAGCCGTCCGATCGTGGGGAGTACGATTGTGTATGGGGCAACGAGATCCGACAGATTAAATCGGCAATCGTCTTAAAAGTGGTGGAACCACCAAGAGTCACAAGACCGCCGAGAGCGTGTAGGTTTCTTGAGGGTGGAAAAGTGCAGCTCTCGTGTGACGTAACAGGCGAGCCGACACCAGACGTCGAATGGCTTATCAACGGAGAGCCTTTGATGTCTAGCAAGATGGTGGAGATGAGAGACTCCACTCTCCTTATATCTGAGGTCGAAAAAAGGCATGCCGGGATTATTCAATGCGTCGCTAGCAACGCATACGGATCGCATTCGGCATACAACATATTGCAGGTTAAACCTAAGGAACACGTTGTCGGTAGCAAGATTGAATCGAAGCCGGACTACGGAACTATGTCGAGACACAACAAGCATACCAGAGGCGGCGGTAGACGCAGAAATaaagaaggaaagaagaagGGTGGCGCAG CAGCGGTTTTGGTACCTCCGGAGCAGCCCAACGTTACGCGATTGTCCGATATCTCCGTCATGGTGCGGTGGTCAGTGCCAGAGAACAAAGGTCTGAcgatacaatttttcaaagttcAATATCGAGAGATCACTCCGAAGATGAACGGTAAACAGACAAAGTGGATGACGGCCAACTCCGAAATACCGAGTCACGTGCGATCATTTGAAGTGACCGACTTGCAACCCGAACATACTTATCGATTCAGGATCGCCGCAGTGTACTCGAATAACGATAACAAACTGAGTCCGAATTCTGCACGTTTTCATCTGAATAGAGATACCGGTATCGAGAGCAATAAAATGCCGATACCGTTATTGACTAATACCGAGGCGTTGGGACCGTATCAGGTGTTATTGATCTGGCAGAATCCTGACAAGTTGGCAGAAATCGACGGGTTTTACATATATCATCGAGCCTCCACCTCAGCCGGTGATTATCTGAAAACTACCGTCGAGGGAAAGAATGCCTGCAATATGACCATTTCTCACTTATTACCCGACACTACGTACGAATTCAAAATCCAGAGTTTCTCCGTAGATGCGGCGTCggaattttctcaaatattacgACAGAAAACTAAAAAACTTATCGTCGAGCATCCGGTTACGCAAGTAGTGGCGGAAAATAAATTAAGACCTAACGAAAATAACAAGGATGTCAGTATACACGTCATAATTGGTGGAGTATTTGGAGCTTCGTTCATTCTGATTGCTCTCGCTTTTGCAGCGAGATTCCTGTACAAAAGAGTGAAATATAAGCAAAGTCAGGAATCGCAAAGTGAAG GTAAACCGATAACAAACGGACGAATAATGAACGGTGGAGTCACAGACTCCAAGATTAACATTACGTCCAATCCACTTGCCGGCCTCGACACGTCCGAAGATATAATGCAGCCTAAGGTCAGTATTT AG